From Salinirubrum litoreum, one genomic window encodes:
- a CDS encoding TrmB family transcriptional regulator, whose translation MDTEQLRASLEDTGLTQYEADAYVTVLDLGSASATEVADASDVPQARIYDVLRKLESDGYVETFHEGSLHARVRNPDEVLEHLSSYADTITNAAAEIEERYQQPKIENHRVSVVKPLDAVYERALQAIADAENELQIALTPDLFDRFRDALTDARERNVVVLLTISPHTRTDYETFTEEHDLDFAGVATEVRYRRLPTPFLVIADRQEVSFAPEESLHPAHEYGVHVNDYSLSRMFDWTFGTAFWELWQVIHSERDDSLPATYTEIRECIRDIAPALEEGREVIVTVYGQWRESGEDCQLTGRVTDVTFTGQADGSPLLATYLEEATLEVASADGTVEVGGWGAMFETVEARRIVVETVSRG comes from the coding sequence ATGGACACCGAGCAGTTGCGTGCGAGTCTGGAGGACACCGGACTCACGCAGTACGAGGCCGACGCCTACGTGACCGTCCTCGACCTCGGCAGTGCCTCCGCGACCGAGGTCGCGGACGCCAGTGACGTACCGCAGGCGCGAATCTACGACGTACTCCGGAAACTGGAGAGCGACGGCTACGTGGAGACGTTCCACGAGGGAAGTCTCCACGCCCGCGTCCGCAACCCGGACGAAGTGCTCGAGCACCTCTCGTCGTACGCCGACACGATCACGAACGCGGCCGCAGAGATCGAGGAGCGCTACCAGCAGCCGAAGATCGAGAACCACCGGGTGAGCGTCGTGAAACCCCTGGATGCAGTCTACGAACGGGCGCTTCAGGCCATCGCCGACGCCGAGAACGAACTCCAGATCGCACTCACGCCGGATCTGTTCGACCGGTTCCGGGACGCACTCACGGACGCTCGGGAGCGAAACGTCGTAGTTCTGCTGACCATCTCCCCGCACACGCGGACCGATTACGAGACGTTCACCGAGGAGCACGACCTCGACTTCGCGGGCGTCGCTACCGAGGTCCGGTACCGACGACTCCCGACGCCGTTTCTGGTGATCGCCGACCGACAGGAGGTGTCGTTCGCCCCCGAGGAGAGTCTCCACCCGGCCCACGAGTACGGCGTCCACGTCAACGACTACTCGCTGTCGCGGATGTTCGACTGGACGTTCGGCACGGCCTTCTGGGAACTGTGGCAGGTGATCCACTCGGAGCGGGACGACTCCCTGCCGGCGACGTACACCGAGATCAGAGAGTGTATCCGCGACATCGCCCCGGCACTCGAAGAGGGCCGCGAGGTGATCGTCACGGTGTACGGGCAGTGGCGGGAGTCCGGCGAGGACTGTCAGTTGACGGGCCGGGTGACCGACGTGACGTTCACGGGGCAGGCGGACGGCAGTCCGCTGCTGGCGACGTATCTGGAGGAGGCGACGCTCGAAGTGGCCTCCGCCGACGGGACCGTCGAGGTCGGCGGCTGGGGGGCGATGTTCGAGACCGTCGAGGCCAGACGGATCGTCGTCGAGACGGTGAGTCGCGGGTGA
- a CDS encoding YesL family protein, with protein sequence MSHETERYDPVAAFSAFGRTAYGEAVSVVTLSLCFTLAVLPVVTVVPAGVALVAVVTRAVGDETSGEKTTERARLRLFWRTFRAELREGLPLGLVAVGALLAETLYLSWALSTGSGVALVGAAVGVYALCFGVVWTLRAGSLRARGAPSLLRAYRDAGDHLLEAPSFTALTALLVGVVVVLCGVVGVALPLLCPGLLAVLEVVGYEERSGVGAGAVVRAYQGGTP encoded by the coding sequence ATGAGCCACGAGACGGAACGGTACGACCCGGTGGCGGCCTTCTCCGCGTTCGGTCGGACCGCCTACGGCGAGGCGGTGTCGGTCGTCACGCTGAGTCTCTGTTTCACGCTCGCGGTCCTGCCGGTCGTCACCGTCGTCCCGGCGGGGGTCGCGCTCGTCGCCGTCGTCACACGGGCGGTCGGTGACGAGACGAGCGGCGAGAAGACGACCGAACGCGCGCGACTTCGCCTGTTCTGGCGGACGTTCCGAGCCGAACTCCGCGAGGGACTGCCCCTCGGTCTCGTCGCCGTCGGGGCGCTTCTCGCGGAGACGCTGTACCTCTCGTGGGCGCTCTCGACCGGCAGCGGTGTCGCGCTCGTGGGGGCGGCGGTCGGCGTCTACGCGCTCTGCTTCGGCGTCGTCTGGACGCTCCGGGCAGGGTCACTCCGGGCGCGGGGTGCCCCCTCGCTACTCAGAGCGTACCGGGACGCCGGCGACCACCTGCTGGAGGCACCTTCGTTCACGGCACTCACCGCTCTGCTCGTCGGGGTCGTCGTCGTCCTCTGTGGGGTGGTCGGGGTCGCGCTCCCCCTCCTCTGTCCTGGACTGCTCGCGGTGCTGGAGGTCGTCGGCTACGAGGAGCGGAGCGGCGTCGGTGCCGGTGCAGTCGTCCGCGCGTATCAGGGTGGGACGCCGTGA
- a CDS encoding sugar phosphate isomerase/epimerase family protein gives MTRLGAAMDLRFTETVPEFVAFLRTLGLDHVEIRQGYLDCHPDAPTPRELRAIAAETGVSYTFHAPFRDANPGNFNESLRQATADAVKRSLDTAAAAGAEAVVVHGGSVPRRYPDRVKAVSREHAVRSLRECARHADDLGVHLCVENQRWKSARERNTETPERLAALLDDVGVDSEYLGVTVDVGHAKVTGVEVESFVDEFGDRIRVAHLHDNDGTADQHDPLREYEALVEVIDADYNVFEMKSLADIERCVAGGGS, from the coding sequence ATGACCCGCCTCGGCGCGGCGATGGACCTGCGGTTCACCGAGACGGTGCCGGAGTTCGTCGCGTTTCTCCGGACGCTCGGTCTCGACCACGTCGAGATCAGACAGGGCTATCTCGACTGTCACCCCGACGCGCCGACGCCCCGCGAACTGCGGGCCATCGCCGCGGAGACTGGCGTGAGCTACACGTTCCACGCGCCGTTCCGGGACGCCAACCCCGGCAACTTCAACGAGTCCCTCCGGCAGGCGACCGCCGACGCGGTGAAACGATCCCTCGACACCGCCGCTGCGGCGGGTGCCGAGGCGGTCGTCGTCCACGGCGGGTCGGTCCCCAGACGGTACCCCGACCGGGTGAAGGCCGTCTCGCGTGAGCACGCCGTGCGGTCGCTCCGGGAGTGTGCCCGCCACGCCGACGATCTCGGCGTCCACCTGTGCGTCGAGAACCAGCGGTGGAAGTCCGCCCGCGAGCGCAACACCGAGACGCCGGAGCGACTTGCCGCGTTGCTGGACGACGTCGGCGTCGACTCGGAGTACCTCGGCGTCACGGTCGACGTGGGCCACGCGAAGGTGACCGGCGTCGAAGTCGAGTCGTTCGTCGACGAGTTCGGCGACCGGATCAGAGTCGCCCACCTCCACGACAACGACGGGACCGCCGACCAGCACGACCCGTTGCGAGAGTACGAGGCGCTCGTCGAGGTGATCGACGCCGACTACAACGTCTTCGAGATGAAGTCGCTCGCCGACATCGAGCGGTGTGTCGCTGGAGGCGGGTCGTGA
- a CDS encoding ABC transporter ATP-binding protein produces the protein MATDAHETGDGPERNPVWRLYTDYGEARGYALLGAVGTVVGRLFGLVPAFIVGLAVDAVFLAERPYALPLVPDRLIPATDVGQLWLSIGILLTATLLGAVASWIEDWGWSVFAQRIQRTLRIEAYERMQDLELAYFTRQRTGDLMSVLNNDVNALETFLEDGLSATLWIAATVLGIGAILVGLNVPLTFVTLLPIPVLAAFTLAFTRIVEPRYLTIREEIGDLNARLENNVSGIEVIKTEGAERHESGRVAEAANEYLRANLRAIRVRITYFPGLNVISGVGFAITFLVGGLWVLGRPPLGLPGGLTPGGFVTFVIYAQQFIWPIVRLGDVVDDYERAKAAGGRVERVLSRSPTIRDGDDASPLSVDSGAVTYDHVDFAYDDRSVLHDVDFSITGGQTIGVVGPTGAGKSTLLKLLPRLYDADAGAVRIDGQDVRDVTLRSLRRAIGYVGQDPFLFYGTVRENVRYGTFDASDAAVEEAVRRAQAHEFVENLPDGYDTLVGERGVRLSGGQRQRLALARTILKDPAIIVLDEATSAVDTETEALIQSSLAEFAADRTTFVIAHRLSTVRRADRILVVDDGRLVEDGTHEALLREDGLYANFWRVQTGDVAALPREFLERALERQSVILGDDEER, from the coding sequence ATGGCCACGGACGCTCACGAGACGGGAGACGGGCCGGAGCGAAACCCGGTCTGGCGGCTCTACACCGACTATGGTGAAGCCAGAGGGTACGCTCTCCTCGGTGCGGTCGGGACGGTCGTCGGTCGGCTGTTCGGTCTCGTTCCCGCATTTATCGTCGGCCTGGCAGTCGACGCCGTCTTTCTCGCCGAACGGCCCTACGCGCTCCCGCTGGTTCCCGACCGTCTGATCCCCGCGACCGACGTGGGACAGCTGTGGCTCTCTATCGGGATTCTCCTGACCGCGACGCTCCTCGGGGCGGTCGCCTCGTGGATCGAAGACTGGGGGTGGAGCGTCTTCGCGCAACGCATCCAGCGTACACTCCGGATCGAGGCGTACGAACGCATGCAGGACCTCGAACTGGCGTACTTCACACGCCAGCGGACGGGCGACCTGATGAGCGTCCTCAACAACGACGTGAACGCACTGGAGACGTTTCTGGAAGACGGCCTGAGCGCGACCCTGTGGATCGCGGCGACCGTCCTCGGGATCGGCGCGATCCTCGTCGGCCTGAACGTCCCGCTGACGTTCGTGACACTGCTCCCGATCCCCGTACTGGCGGCGTTCACGCTCGCGTTCACCCGGATCGTCGAACCGCGCTACCTGACGATCCGCGAGGAGATCGGCGACCTGAACGCCAGACTGGAGAACAACGTCAGCGGGATCGAGGTGATCAAGACCGAGGGGGCAGAGCGCCACGAGTCCGGCCGGGTGGCCGAGGCGGCGAACGAGTACCTGCGTGCGAACCTCCGTGCGATCAGGGTTCGGATCACCTACTTCCCCGGCCTGAACGTCATCTCGGGCGTCGGGTTCGCGATAACCTTCCTCGTCGGCGGCCTCTGGGTGCTCGGCCGCCCGCCCCTCGGTCTGCCCGGCGGACTCACGCCCGGCGGCTTCGTCACCTTCGTCATCTACGCCCAGCAGTTCATCTGGCCCATCGTCCGCCTCGGCGACGTGGTCGACGACTACGAACGCGCGAAGGCGGCCGGCGGTCGCGTCGAGCGCGTCCTCTCGCGGTCCCCGACGATCCGTGACGGCGACGATGCCAGCCCGCTGTCCGTCGACAGCGGGGCGGTCACGTACGACCACGTGGACTTCGCGTACGACGACCGGAGCGTCCTGCACGACGTCGATTTCTCGATCACCGGCGGCCAGACGATCGGCGTCGTCGGCCCGACCGGGGCGGGGAAGTCGACGCTGTTGAAACTCCTGCCGCGGCTGTACGACGCGGACGCGGGAGCCGTCCGTATCGACGGACAGGACGTGCGCGACGTGACGCTCCGGAGTCTCCGGCGGGCCATCGGCTACGTGGGCCAGGACCCGTTTCTCTTCTACGGGACTGTCCGGGAGAACGTCAGATACGGCACCTTCGACGCGAGCGACGCGGCGGTCGAGGAGGCGGTCCGACGCGCACAGGCACACGAGTTCGTCGAGAACCTGCCCGACGGCTACGACACGCTGGTCGGGGAACGCGGGGTGCGACTCTCCGGCGGCCAGCGCCAGCGCCTCGCGCTGGCACGGACGATCCTGAAAGACCCGGCCATCATCGTGCTGGACGAGGCGACCTCTGCAGTCGACACCGAGACCGAGGCGCTCATCCAGTCGAGTCTCGCGGAGTTCGCGGCCGACCGGACCACGTTCGTCATCGCGCATCGCCTCTCGACGGTCAGGCGAGCCGACCGCATCCTCGTCGTCGACGACGGCCGTCTCGTCGAGGACGGCACCCACGAAGCACTGCTCCGCGAGGACGGCCTGTACGCGAACTTCTGGCGCGTCCAGACCGGCGACGTGGCCGCACTGCCACGGGAGTTTCTCGAACGCGCACTGGAGCGACAGTCGGTGATTCTCGGCGACGACGAGGAACGGTGA
- a CDS encoding histidine kinase, translating into MTTETPGDGGATIGITVQPDHPVFGVVCDRLTARGHDVRFFDSNAPIPADDLRDLSLFVVKHTRPESIRALLAAERLGVPTWNSATGVQACATRFSQLCSLSGVGFTVPSASREKPAGDYVSKRLYHWESAPEVNGEGDCYEELLDAEPVDYKYYVVDDGETHHPVVLRATSKLWGEKQVLGETTPHSEHVERIVSLMDALGMRGLGVDLVRVDDDWYAVDLNPCPGFAETGLEDALVASIESALDR; encoded by the coding sequence GTGACCACCGAGACACCGGGAGACGGCGGTGCGACCATCGGGATCACGGTCCAACCGGACCACCCGGTGTTCGGCGTCGTCTGCGACCGACTCACTGCGCGGGGCCACGACGTGCGGTTCTTCGACTCGAACGCCCCCATCCCGGCCGACGACCTGCGGGACCTCTCGCTGTTCGTCGTCAAACACACGCGCCCCGAGTCCATCCGCGCACTGCTCGCGGCGGAACGACTCGGCGTGCCGACCTGGAACAGCGCGACCGGCGTGCAGGCCTGTGCGACCCGCTTTTCACAGCTCTGTTCGCTGTCCGGTGTCGGGTTCACGGTCCCGTCCGCATCGCGGGAGAAACCGGCCGGGGACTACGTCTCGAAGCGCCTCTACCACTGGGAGTCGGCACCCGAGGTGAACGGCGAGGGCGACTGCTACGAGGAACTGCTCGACGCGGAACCCGTGGACTACAAGTACTACGTCGTGGACGACGGCGAGACGCACCACCCGGTCGTCCTGCGTGCGACCTCGAAGCTGTGGGGAGAAAAGCAGGTGCTCGGTGAGACGACGCCCCACTCCGAGCACGTCGAGCGAATCGTCTCGTTGATGGACGCACTCGGGATGCGCGGCCTCGGTGTCGACCTGGTTCGCGTGGACGACGACTGGTACGCCGTCGATCTCAACCCGTGTCCGGGGTTCGCGGAGACCGGACTGGAGGACGCGCTGGTCGCGTCTATCGAATCGGCACTGGACCGGTGA
- a CDS encoding ABC transporter ATP-binding protein, whose translation MATAEYDDVSKVFDSGNEDVVAVEGLDISIEEGEFLVLVGPSGCGKSTTLRLLAGLETVTDGEVRIAGEVVNDEKPKDRDIAMVFQNYALYPHKTVRENMSFGLEMTTDLSTDEIADRVTEAAEMLGISDLLERKPGALSGGQQQRVALGRAIVREPAVFLMDEPLSNLDAKLRTQMRTELQQLHDRLGVATVYVTHDQTEAMTMGDRIAVLDGGELQQLGTPLECYHEPTNRFVAGFIGSPSMNFLDLEYDPTDRLGVTDGVEYRFTETQADVLGPGPRAITLGIRPEAVELAAESGPDTVTATVSVVEPMGSESVLHLDVAGTTMTASVSGDLAVTSGDRIRLRFPRDRVHAFDADGGGAIFNRAKESESLPDGVRLAGQD comes from the coding sequence ATGGCGACTGCCGAGTACGACGACGTGAGCAAGGTGTTCGACTCGGGCAACGAGGACGTGGTCGCGGTCGAGGGGCTCGACATCTCCATCGAGGAGGGTGAGTTCCTCGTCCTCGTCGGTCCGTCCGGGTGTGGGAAGTCCACGACGCTCCGCCTCTTGGCGGGGCTGGAGACCGTCACCGACGGCGAGGTTCGCATCGCCGGCGAGGTGGTCAACGACGAGAAGCCGAAAGACAGGGACATCGCGATGGTGTTCCAGAACTACGCGTTGTACCCCCACAAGACGGTTCGTGAGAACATGTCGTTCGGGTTGGAGATGACGACCGATCTCTCGACCGACGAGATCGCCGACCGCGTCACCGAGGCCGCCGAGATGCTCGGAATCTCCGACCTGCTGGAGCGGAAACCCGGCGCACTCTCCGGCGGCCAGCAACAGCGGGTCGCGCTCGGTCGGGCCATCGTCCGCGAACCGGCGGTGTTCCTGATGGACGAACCGCTCTCCAATCTGGACGCCAAACTCCGGACGCAGATGCGGACCGAACTCCAGCAACTGCACGACCGACTGGGTGTCGCGACGGTGTACGTCACCCACGACCAGACCGAGGCGATGACGATGGGCGACCGGATCGCGGTGCTGGACGGCGGCGAACTCCAGCAACTCGGCACCCCGCTGGAGTGTTACCACGAACCGACGAACCGGTTCGTCGCCGGGTTCATCGGGTCGCCGTCGATGAACTTCCTCGATCTGGAGTACGACCCGACCGACCGTCTCGGTGTCACGGACGGTGTGGAGTATCGATTCACCGAGACACAGGCCGACGTGCTCGGACCGGGACCGCGAGCGATCACCCTCGGCATCCGTCCCGAAGCGGTCGAACTCGCGGCCGAATCGGGACCGGACACGGTGACGGCGACCGTCTCTGTCGTGGAACCGATGGGCAGTGAGAGTGTGCTCCACCTCGACGTCGCGGGGACGACGATGACCGCGTCGGTGTCGGGCGATCTGGCGGTGACGTCCGGGGACCGCATCCGGCTCCGGTTCCCCCGCGACCGCGTCCACGCGTTCGACGCCGACGGCGGTGGGGCGATCTTCAACCGCGCAAAGGAGAGCGAGTCACTGCCCGACGGCGTGCGTCTCGCTGGACAAGATTAA